The following proteins come from a genomic window of Micavibrio aeruginosavorus EPB:
- a CDS encoding GspE/PulE family protein: protein MSDQDYPDDQNPIDAVPSYEGEERRGPGERVDRRQAEQGAPGGMERRMWADRRRMRANEGRERYLDMVQKERAILMDQGVSRTTEQLLEMAGATVAGGAEAEEEGLRDRASGDQLRSILPVQSWLPLSIHLIGLQDGVMRIAPLHELNDRQIKALLSTANRSGLVVDRIEIEVWDRAELLETLRAVHDLSADRTEKTLAQWLSDTDNGLLLNQFQRDMLAEALQMRASDIHILQDNNPDTPNWIRYRIDGDMIPMHLLPSDAMARLTTLIKRDAGLNFGDRTTPKDGRFAFMWQGRNIDIRVAAGPQAQDGEKITLRLLDRASLKGFDELFRRHTDVADYLSQLLSPDIKGGGGLILLSGPTGSGKTTTLYACVQQIDRRRRHVLTIEDPIEYELRYATQWQVRPGMPGGEFADLIRAAMRHDPDYIVIGEMRDGDTVETALRAAESGHTVISTIHADTALQTFERLRSLMPHERERSSTFTLAQQVKAIMNQRLVKTLCQGCAHKTRAVEAMSEEEIYMLGISPDAIVRTHNSSGCDLCNRTGIMGRTLLLDAVMIPMGPAQRNQIYEALMSNVNAVLHVGGVIVHTRREGLVDLVLSGLVDPKLALSNLEN from the coding sequence ATGAGCGATCAGGATTATCCAGACGATCAGAACCCGATTGACGCCGTCCCCTCTTATGAAGGCGAAGAGCGTCGAGGGCCGGGTGAGCGTGTTGATCGCCGTCAGGCGGAGCAGGGCGCGCCCGGTGGAATGGAACGCCGCATGTGGGCGGATCGTCGCCGTATGCGCGCGAACGAAGGGCGCGAGCGTTATCTGGATATGGTGCAGAAGGAACGTGCGATCCTGATGGATCAGGGCGTGTCACGCACCACGGAACAATTGCTGGAAATGGCCGGAGCCACGGTGGCCGGTGGTGCGGAAGCCGAAGAAGAAGGCTTGCGTGACCGCGCGTCGGGTGACCAGTTGCGGTCAATTTTGCCCGTGCAATCCTGGTTGCCGCTGTCGATCCATTTGATCGGCCTGCAGGACGGGGTGATGCGGATTGCGCCCCTGCATGAATTAAATGATCGCCAGATCAAAGCGTTGCTGTCCACCGCCAACCGTTCAGGTCTGGTTGTCGATCGTATTGAGATCGAGGTCTGGGATCGGGCGGAGCTGTTGGAAACACTGCGCGCCGTCCATGATCTGTCGGCCGACCGGACGGAAAAAACATTGGCGCAATGGTTGTCCGATACGGATAACGGTTTGCTGTTGAACCAGTTCCAGCGCGACATGCTGGCCGAAGCGTTGCAGATGCGCGCATCGGATATTCACATTTTGCAGGATAACAACCCCGATACGCCGAACTGGATTCGCTACCGTATCGATGGTGATATGATTCCCATGCACTTGCTGCCGTCCGATGCCATGGCGCGTCTGACAACGTTGATCAAACGTGATGCGGGTTTGAACTTCGGTGACCGGACCACGCCGAAGGATGGACGTTTTGCCTTTATGTGGCAGGGCCGGAACATTGATATTCGTGTGGCCGCTGGACCACAGGCGCAGGACGGTGAAAAAATCACTCTGCGTCTGCTCGACCGCGCGTCGCTGAAGGGGTTTGACGAATTGTTCCGCCGCCATACAGATGTGGCGGATTATCTTTCGCAGTTGCTGTCGCCGGATATTAAGGGTGGCGGTGGTTTGATCTTGCTGTCCGGTCCGACGGGTTCGGGTAAAACGACAACGCTTTACGCGTGCGTACAGCAGATTGACCGTCGCCGTCGTCACGTTCTGACGATTGAAGATCCGATTGAATATGAATTGCGTTACGCCACGCAGTGGCAGGTGCGCCCGGGCATGCCGGGTGGCGAATTTGCCGATTTGATCCGCGCCGCGATGCGTCACGATCCAGACTATATCGTGATCGGGGAGATGCGGGATGGCGATACGGTCGAAACCGCTTTGCGCGCCGCTGAATCCGGTCACACGGTGATTTCAACCATTCACGCCGATACGGCATTGCAGACATTTGAACGTTTGCGTTCATTGATGCCGCATGAGCGAGAGCGTTCATCAACCTTCACCCTGGCGCAACAGGTGAAGGCCATCATGAACCAGCGTTTGGTGAAAACGCTGTGTCAGGGATGCGCCCACAAAACGCGCGCAGTCGAGGCGATGAGCGAAGAAGAGATTTATATGCTGGGTATCAGTCCCGATGCCATCGTGCGGACGCACAACAGCTCGGGCTGTGATCTTTGCAACCGCACGGGGATTATGGGCCGGACATTGCTGCTGGACGCGGTGATGATTCCGATGGGCCCGGCGCAGCGGAACCAGATTTACGAAGCGCTGATGTCTAACGTGAACGCGGTGCTGCATGTCGGGGGCGTGATTGTTCACACGCGACGCGAGGGGCTGGTGGATCTGGTCTTAAGCGGGTTGGTGGACCCGAAACTTGCGCTCTCGAATCTGGAAAATTAA
- a CDS encoding type II secretion system protein GspD: MMMKTHACKMQNRKGMARQLLSAAVLPLMLLGCAQANVPGARDLDIPAPAFAEERKEAINERPDSVMYLPLGRDVLIPEISMDDPLPSDMVGPLELRGETLAGALQLILADYDVPLAFESNEGLTRTITVANLRGPLNSVVHKVCGLAQLYCSFEDGVLVVKENQTFTVKIPPISQDESFMQNVAAGLAAIVGTSPIIDSSTRTLVYTANQTSADMALRYFQRMRASTALIVFETYIWEVSLNAGNATGIRWDMLADLGKFGTGFSINDATLGEGFTNPISIGLPTTKGIEGADGSLSAREIFNFLSQFGAVKTVSQPQITVLSGSEARLRAAERQNYVAEISETLDNGQSTTSVSTDSVDTGFTLTVGSAWDNATVYADIEIALTDVLEIEDFAFDSTGGGSTTIQLPRTTERELNTQVRVRPGDSVLIAGLVQESDNFNTNGLGLMEPIVPTNRSTVTTNQELVFLLRPRVVVYTNPEEGQRNAIRGSAMPAPSDAPVNPDVPSPGQTPFVAPAPVATSTGGEAFVSPVTESNVAPIAPVVPAASAAMDSSVEVAPLDTQRPATLARDARMTGTSNNGAPVDLLESGRLTGTY; encoded by the coding sequence ATGATGATGAAAACACACGCATGCAAAATGCAGAACCGTAAAGGTATGGCGCGACAATTGCTGTCCGCTGCGGTGTTGCCGCTGATGTTGCTGGGTTGCGCGCAGGCCAACGTGCCGGGTGCTCGCGATCTGGATATTCCCGCGCCCGCCTTTGCCGAGGAGCGCAAGGAAGCCATCAACGAACGTCCGGATAGCGTGATGTATCTGCCGCTGGGGCGCGATGTGCTGATCCCGGAAATTTCCATGGATGATCCACTGCCGAGCGATATGGTCGGTCCGCTGGAGCTGCGTGGTGAAACGCTGGCTGGTGCGTTGCAGTTGATTTTGGCGGATTACGATGTGCCGCTGGCGTTTGAAAGCAACGAAGGCCTGACCCGCACGATCACGGTCGCCAATTTGCGCGGACCGTTGAATTCGGTCGTGCACAAGGTCTGCGGTCTGGCCCAGCTTTATTGCTCGTTCGAAGATGGTGTTCTGGTTGTGAAAGAAAACCAGACCTTCACCGTCAAAATTCCGCCGATCAGTCAGGATGAATCGTTTATGCAGAACGTCGCCGCCGGTTTGGCCGCGATTGTCGGTACATCTCCGATTATCGACAGCTCGACCCGGACATTGGTTTACACGGCGAACCAGACATCCGCCGATATGGCGTTGCGCTATTTCCAGCGCATGCGTGCATCGACCGCGTTGATCGTGTTTGAAACCTATATCTGGGAAGTGTCGCTGAACGCCGGTAACGCTACGGGTATTCGTTGGGATATGCTGGCCGATCTGGGCAAGTTTGGCACGGGCTTTAGCATCAATGATGCGACGCTGGGCGAAGGATTTACCAACCCGATCAGTATCGGTTTGCCGACGACGAAGGGGATTGAGGGCGCGGACGGTTCTTTGAGCGCGCGTGAGATTTTCAACTTCCTGTCACAATTTGGCGCGGTGAAAACCGTATCCCAGCCGCAAATCACCGTTCTGTCCGGGTCTGAGGCGCGCCTGCGCGCGGCGGAACGCCAGAACTATGTCGCAGAAATTTCCGAGACATTGGATAACGGCCAGTCGACCACGTCGGTCAGCACGGATTCGGTGGATACGGGCTTTACTCTGACGGTCGGCAGTGCGTGGGATAACGCGACGGTTTATGCCGATATTGAAATCGCCCTGACCGATGTTCTGGAGATTGAGGATTTTGCCTTTGATTCCACGGGTGGTGGATCGACAACGATTCAGTTGCCCCGCACGACCGAACGTGAATTGAACACGCAGGTGCGCGTCCGTCCGGGTGATTCAGTCCTGATCGCTGGACTGGTGCAGGAATCGGACAACTTTAATACCAATGGCCTGGGGTTGATGGAGCCGATCGTGCCGACCAACCGTTCGACCGTGACGACGAACCAGGAACTGGTTTTCCTGCTCCGCCCCCGCGTGGTTGTCTACACCAACCCGGAAGAAGGCCAGCGCAATGCCATTCGTGGGTCGGCCATGCCGGCACCGTCTGATGCGCCGGTGAATCCGGATGTGCCGTCGCCGGGCCAAACGCCGTTTGTGGCGCCTGCGCCCGTGGCGACATCAACGGGTGGCGAGGCATTTGTGTCGCCCGTGACGGAGTCCAATGTTGCGCCGATCGCACCTGTTGTGCCTGCGGCCAGCGCGGCGATGGATTCGTCGGTTGAGGTTGCGCCGTTGGATACGCAACGCCCAGCGACGCTGGCGCGCGATGCGCGTATGACGGGGACGTCCAATAACGGGGCTCCGGTGGATCTTCTCGAATCCGGCCGGCTGACCGGAACATATTGA
- a CDS encoding response regulator, producing MSAAQILVVEDNDFVRMQIVRFLKDAGHETVEAKDGHEALGLMSADIAAAVVDVRMEPMGGLDFIRAVRGRDLETPVILVTGDQTTDLLEQAAKWGVGAVLIKPVVKDRLIKAIERVLVARGT from the coding sequence ATGTCCGCCGCCCAGATTTTAGTTGTCGAAGACAATGATTTTGTACGGATGCAAATTGTCCGTTTTTTGAAAGATGCCGGTCATGAAACGGTTGAGGCAAAAGACGGTCACGAAGCACTCGGTTTGATGAGCGCAGATATTGCGGCCGCCGTTGTCGATGTGCGGATGGAACCGATGGGTGGATTGGATTTTATTCGCGCGGTGCGCGGCAGAGATTTGGAAACGCCGGTCATTTTGGTGACGGGCGATCAAACGACCGATTTGTTGGAACAGGCGGCCAAGTGGGGTGTCGGTGCTGTTCTGATCAAGCCGGTTGTGAAAGACAGGTTGATTAAAGCGATTGAACGGGTGTTGGTCGCCCGGGGGACATGA
- a CDS encoding prepilin peptidase gives MLDWVALLCLAGAIGLLIALAIIDLKTWLLPNVLVAPLALLAVIFHFVAPAQSLTLPDMIFGAVLGFGVLWIIRYFGSRYYGQDALGLGDVKLMGAAGLWLGAEGITLALTLGATAGLLHGLGVAALTARREGGTMKLSRLQIPAGPGFVVGILCVGAYQYMHFRIGG, from the coding sequence ATGTTGGACTGGGTGGCGCTGTTATGCCTTGCGGGCGCGATTGGATTGCTGATCGCGCTGGCCATCATTGATCTGAAAACCTGGCTGCTGCCCAATGTTCTGGTTGCGCCCCTTGCCCTGCTCGCCGTCATTTTCCATTTTGTTGCCCCCGCCCAATCCCTGACTTTACCCGACATGATCTTCGGGGCCGTGCTCGGCTTTGGCGTATTATGGATTATTCGCTATTTCGGCAGCCGGTATTATGGTCAGGACGCACTCGGCCTTGGCGATGTCAAACTGATGGGGGCCGCCGGATTATGGCTGGGGGCTGAGGGCATCACACTGGCCCTGACCCTCGGCGCGACCGCCGGATTGTTGCACGGGCTGGGCGTTGCCGCCCTGACCGCCCGGCGCGAAGGCGGGACGATGAAACTCTCCCGCCTGCAAATTCCCGCCGGGCCCGGTTTCGTTGTCGGCATCCTGTGCGTTGGCGCGTACCAATACATGC